A part of Paenarthrobacter sp. A20 genomic DNA contains:
- the ispD gene encoding 2-C-methyl-D-erythritol 4-phosphate cytidylyltransferase: MSTPSKRAVTAVIVVAAGSGERLGYGMPKAQVPLGGEAILMHALRGVVASDVARQICIAVPKGNTELRELIADFRIDLVDGGPEISVVDGGSSRADSVRAALAALEDGTEFVLVHDAARALAPERVFQRVADALASGAKAVIPAMPVVDTIKTVAETAGADSSIAPEVVTGTAPREHLRAVQTPQGFELATLRRAHQAAELFDDKQAAAVTDDAMLVELLGVPVHAVRGASQSLKITTPLDLIIAEGLLEGPLGIRWVEG, from the coding sequence ATGAGTACTCCTTCCAAGCGCGCCGTCACGGCCGTGATCGTGGTCGCCGCCGGTTCCGGTGAACGACTTGGCTACGGCATGCCCAAAGCCCAGGTTCCGCTCGGCGGCGAAGCCATCCTGATGCACGCTCTCCGCGGTGTTGTAGCGTCGGATGTCGCACGCCAGATCTGCATAGCCGTGCCCAAGGGCAACACCGAACTTCGCGAGCTGATCGCCGACTTCAGGATTGACCTGGTGGATGGCGGCCCGGAAATTTCAGTGGTCGACGGCGGTTCGTCCCGGGCGGATTCCGTCCGGGCTGCCTTGGCTGCCTTGGAAGACGGAACCGAATTCGTACTCGTCCACGATGCTGCCCGCGCGCTGGCCCCTGAGCGCGTGTTCCAACGCGTAGCCGACGCCCTGGCCTCCGGCGCGAAGGCAGTCATCCCCGCGATGCCGGTGGTGGACACCATCAAGACGGTCGCCGAGACCGCTGGCGCGGACTCCTCCATCGCCCCGGAGGTGGTTACCGGAACAGCGCCCCGCGAACACCTCAGGGCCGTCCAGACTCCTCAGGGCTTTGAACTGGCCACCCTGCGCCGGGCACACCAGGCTGCTGAGCTCTTCGACGACAAACAGGCCGCAGCCGTGACGGATGACGCCATGTTGGTGGAGCTTCTGGGCGTTCCGGTCCACGCTGTCCGCGGAGCCAGCCAGTCCCTCAAGATCACGACTCCGCTGGACCTCATCATTGCCGAGGGCCTTCTGGAAGGCCCGCTGGGTATCCGTTGGGTGGAGGGCTGA
- the ispF gene encoding 2-C-methyl-D-erythritol 2,4-cyclodiphosphate synthase: protein MTRNMVLPRTGIGVDVHAFAPEGDPQPLWLGGLFWEGEQGLSGHSDGDCVAHAAADALFSACGIGDLGTHFGTDRPEFAGASGVKLLGEAARIVRAAGFEIGNVAVQFVANRPKFGPRREESQRVLTEAAGAPVSVTATTSDGLGFTGRGEGISAVATALVYPVRDHEATTAETGPAKGAPHG, encoded by the coding sequence ATGACCCGGAACATGGTCCTGCCCCGGACCGGCATCGGCGTCGACGTGCACGCGTTCGCCCCGGAAGGCGACCCCCAGCCGCTCTGGCTTGGCGGGCTTTTCTGGGAAGGTGAGCAAGGCCTTTCAGGGCATTCCGACGGCGATTGCGTCGCCCACGCAGCCGCGGACGCGCTGTTTTCGGCCTGCGGTATCGGTGACCTGGGCACCCACTTCGGCACGGACCGCCCCGAGTTCGCTGGCGCCTCGGGGGTAAAGCTCCTTGGTGAAGCGGCCCGCATTGTGCGCGCTGCCGGCTTCGAGATCGGGAACGTTGCGGTGCAGTTCGTGGCCAACCGCCCCAAGTTCGGACCCCGGCGGGAAGAATCCCAGCGGGTTCTGACCGAAGCCGCAGGTGCTCCTGTCAGCGTTACGGCAACCACCAGCGACGGTCTGGGCTTCACAGGCCGCGGGGAAGGAATTTCGGCTGTTGCCACGGCACTGGTGTACCCGGTCCGCGACCATGAGGCTACGACGGCGGAGACGGGTCCCGCGAAAGGTGCGCCGCATGGATAA
- the cysS gene encoding cysteine--tRNA ligase: MTLRFYDTASAEVRDFVPLEDGKASVYYCGATVQGMPHVGHVRSAIAFDQLTRWLEFRGLRVTVVRNVTDIDDKILAKSAQSFGPDWDAEPSARQAEEWWALAYRYEQEFEGAYDSLGVQRPTYEPRATGHIPEMHALIQRLIDRGHAYPALDDSGDVYFDVRSWSKYGSLTRQNIDDMQGAPDADPRGKRDPRDFALWKGFKDGEPVTAKWESPWGAGRPGWHLECSAMVTKYLGPRFDIHGGGLDLRFPHHENEMAQSQAAGDGFANFWMHNGMVTFEGEKMSKSIGNTVSPAEMLELASPRVVRYYLGQAHYRSILDYRPTSLQEAAAAVERIDGFIHKASAKVGADASGISPQANMPAAFIAAMDDDLNVPQALGVLHETVRAGNTALASGELDAAKSALYSVLSMTEVLGLDAVKRPEAVQGREHAALEVLIEAQLDARAAARAAKDWAASDAIRDTLAAAGVVVEDGADGATWSLKRD; the protein is encoded by the coding sequence GTGACCCTGCGCTTCTATGACACCGCCTCCGCCGAAGTCCGCGACTTCGTTCCCCTCGAAGACGGCAAGGCCAGCGTGTACTACTGCGGGGCCACCGTCCAGGGAATGCCGCACGTGGGCCACGTCAGGTCGGCCATTGCTTTCGACCAGCTGACCCGCTGGCTTGAATTCCGTGGCCTCCGCGTGACTGTGGTGCGGAACGTCACCGACATCGACGACAAAATCCTTGCCAAGTCCGCCCAGTCCTTCGGACCGGACTGGGATGCTGAACCGTCCGCGCGCCAGGCCGAAGAGTGGTGGGCCCTCGCGTACCGGTACGAGCAGGAGTTCGAGGGCGCTTACGATTCTTTGGGCGTCCAGCGGCCCACCTACGAACCCCGCGCCACCGGGCACATCCCGGAAATGCACGCGCTCATCCAGCGCCTCATCGACCGCGGCCATGCCTACCCAGCACTGGACGATTCCGGCGATGTCTACTTCGATGTCCGCTCCTGGAGCAAGTACGGCTCGCTCACGCGGCAAAATATCGATGACATGCAGGGAGCCCCCGACGCCGACCCCCGAGGCAAGCGCGACCCGAGGGACTTCGCGCTGTGGAAGGGTTTCAAAGACGGCGAGCCCGTCACCGCCAAGTGGGAGTCTCCCTGGGGCGCGGGACGTCCCGGCTGGCACCTCGAATGCTCCGCCATGGTCACCAAGTATCTGGGCCCTCGATTTGATATCCACGGTGGGGGACTGGACCTCCGCTTCCCGCACCACGAGAACGAGATGGCCCAATCCCAGGCCGCCGGCGACGGGTTCGCCAACTTCTGGATGCACAACGGCATGGTCACCTTCGAGGGTGAAAAGATGTCCAAGTCCATCGGCAATACGGTGAGCCCGGCCGAGATGCTCGAACTCGCCTCACCCCGGGTGGTTCGCTACTACCTGGGACAGGCACACTACCGCTCCATCCTCGATTACCGGCCCACGTCGTTGCAGGAGGCTGCAGCCGCCGTCGAGCGCATTGATGGCTTCATTCACAAGGCCTCCGCCAAGGTGGGGGCAGACGCCTCAGGCATTTCCCCGCAGGCCAACATGCCGGCTGCCTTCATCGCCGCCATGGACGATGACCTCAATGTGCCCCAGGCCCTCGGAGTGCTTCACGAAACGGTACGGGCAGGCAATACAGCCTTGGCCTCCGGGGAGCTTGATGCTGCGAAGTCCGCCCTCTACAGCGTGCTGTCCATGACGGAAGTCCTGGGACTGGACGCAGTAAAGCGTCCGGAAGCTGTCCAAGGGCGCGAACACGCTGCCCTGGAAGTGCTGATCGAAGCTCAACTCGACGCCCGGGCAGCGGCGCGGGCCGCCAAGGACTGGGCCGCCTCCGACGCGATCCGCGACACGCTCGCCGCCGCCGGCGTCGTCGTCGAAGATGGTGCGGACGGCGCCACTTGGAGCCTCAAACGCGACTGA
- the rlmB gene encoding 23S rRNA (guanosine(2251)-2'-O)-methyltransferase RlmB yields MANNGRRSVKQKKGPSTGTGGHGRKALEGKGPTPKAEDRTYHKAYKNKQLAERSAAKRGTGTRPGGAGARSGPKGRATEELVTGRNSVVEALRAGIPAKALHVAIRIEMDDRVKESLKLAAERGIPLLETGKVELDRMTEDAVHQGLVLQIPPYEYEDAYDLAETTLAKWKKGHISNAPIFVALDGITDPRNLGAIIRSVSAFSGHGVIVPERRSVGVTASAWKTSAGAAVRVPVARASNLNNALKQFKNMGIYVLGLDGDGDVSLPDLSVATEPVCIVVGSEGKGLSRLVRENCDQIVSIPIDSAMESLNASMAVGISLYEVSRQRAAK; encoded by the coding sequence ATGGCCAACAACGGTCGCCGGTCGGTCAAGCAGAAGAAGGGCCCCTCCACCGGAACCGGTGGCCACGGCCGCAAGGCCCTGGAGGGCAAGGGTCCCACGCCCAAGGCGGAGGACCGCACCTACCACAAGGCATACAAGAACAAGCAGCTGGCTGAGCGCTCAGCTGCCAAGCGCGGCACGGGTACCCGCCCCGGTGGCGCCGGTGCCCGCTCAGGCCCCAAGGGCCGTGCAACCGAAGAACTGGTTACCGGCCGCAACTCGGTGGTCGAAGCCCTGCGCGCGGGCATTCCGGCCAAGGCACTGCACGTCGCCATCCGGATCGAGATGGACGACCGCGTCAAGGAATCCCTCAAGCTCGCGGCTGAACGCGGCATCCCGCTGCTCGAAACCGGCAAGGTTGAGCTGGACCGCATGACCGAGGACGCCGTGCACCAGGGCCTCGTCCTGCAGATCCCGCCGTACGAATACGAGGACGCCTACGACCTCGCGGAGACAACCCTGGCCAAGTGGAAGAAGGGGCACATCTCCAACGCTCCGATCTTCGTGGCACTGGACGGCATCACCGACCCCCGCAACCTTGGCGCGATCATCCGCTCCGTCTCCGCGTTCAGCGGCCACGGCGTGATCGTTCCCGAGCGTCGCTCCGTCGGCGTGACCGCATCCGCCTGGAAGACCAGCGCCGGTGCCGCTGTCCGCGTACCCGTGGCCCGCGCGTCGAACCTTAACAACGCCCTTAAGCAGTTCAAGAACATGGGCATCTACGTTCTCGGCCTGGACGGCGACGGCGACGTTTCGCTGCCCGATCTCAGTGTGGCCACGGAACCCGTGTGCATCGTCGTGGGCTCCGAAGGCAAGGGCCTGAGCAGGCTGGTCCGCGAAAACTGCGACCAGATCGTCTCGATCCCGATCGACTCCGCCATGGAGTCGCTCAATGCATCCATGGCCGTCGGTATCTCGCTGTACGAAGTGTCGAGGCAGCGCGCCGCTAAGTAA
- a CDS encoding helix-turn-helix domain-containing protein, whose amino-acid sequence MTKAPKSYSFEVKLALVQRFLAGETGPDLAVEAGLSSRQLLQKWVRAYRLEGEDGLMPKRNGTPAKPKAAPSGEPVALPSRKPGAMLSVKPGATPQAPEVSELEQLRRENELLRAEVAYLGKLRALRAQERR is encoded by the coding sequence GTGACCAAGGCGCCGAAGTCATACTCTTTCGAGGTCAAACTGGCCTTGGTGCAGCGGTTCCTGGCGGGCGAAACCGGTCCCGACCTGGCCGTTGAAGCGGGCCTGTCTTCACGGCAACTGCTGCAGAAATGGGTCAGAGCGTATCGCTTGGAGGGCGAAGACGGGCTGATGCCAAAACGCAACGGCACGCCAGCGAAGCCGAAGGCCGCACCTTCTGGGGAACCCGTGGCCCTGCCGTCGCGGAAGCCTGGTGCGATGCTGTCCGTGAAGCCCGGGGCGACGCCGCAGGCCCCGGAGGTTTCGGAGCTTGAGCAACTGCGTCGGGAGAACGAACTGTTGCGGGCAGAGGTGGCCTACTTGGGAAAATTGCGGGCCTTGAGGGCGCAGGAACGACGGTGA
- a CDS encoding IS3 family transposase: protein MKVQALVALKADYPLPVLLRAAGLARSTFFYHQARLLSPDPQEALKSAITEVFTTNHGRYGHRRIHTELTKQGWTVAKKTVLKLMRALALRCKIRRRKRYNSYQGEQGVIAPNVLDRKFDADAPNQKWVTDVTEFRVGDRKLYLSPVMDLFDRQIISYSIGNSPNLELANTSLSQAITCLEPGQKPLVHSDQGFQYQHVFWRQLLTEAGATQSMSRKGNCYDNAVMENFFGHLKEELFHHVRFLSTDALATALHEYIRWYNNERISTKLEGLSPVQYRAQTLAA, encoded by the coding sequence GTGAAGGTTCAAGCCCTCGTTGCCCTCAAGGCTGATTACCCGCTCCCGGTTCTGCTGCGGGCCGCGGGCCTGGCCCGCTCGACGTTCTTCTACCATCAGGCCCGGCTCCTGTCCCCGGACCCGCAGGAAGCACTCAAGAGCGCCATCACGGAGGTTTTCACGACCAACCACGGCCGTTACGGACATCGCCGAATCCACACCGAGCTGACGAAGCAAGGATGGACGGTGGCGAAGAAGACCGTGCTGAAACTGATGCGCGCCCTGGCCTTGCGCTGCAAGATCCGGCGGCGGAAACGCTATAACTCCTACCAAGGCGAGCAGGGGGTGATTGCACCGAACGTGCTGGACCGGAAGTTCGACGCCGACGCTCCGAACCAGAAGTGGGTCACTGATGTCACCGAGTTCCGCGTCGGGGACCGGAAGCTCTACCTCTCACCAGTCATGGACCTTTTCGACCGGCAAATTATTTCGTATTCCATCGGCAACTCACCGAACCTGGAACTAGCCAACACCTCACTATCTCAGGCCATCACCTGCCTGGAACCGGGACAAAAACCATTGGTTCACTCGGACCAAGGCTTCCAATACCAGCACGTGTTCTGGCGGCAGCTGCTCACCGAAGCCGGCGCCACCCAGTCAATGTCCCGCAAGGGCAACTGCTACGACAACGCCGTCATGGAGAACTTCTTCGGACATCTCAAGGAAGAACTCTTCCACCACGTCCGGTTCCTCAGCACCGACGCCTTGGCAACAGCACTGCACGAGTACATCCGCTGGTATAACAACGAAAGGATCTCCACCAAACTCGAAGGCCTGAGCCCGGTGCAATACCGGGCCCAGACCCTCGCAGCCTAA
- a CDS encoding carbon-nitrogen hydrolase family protein, which produces MRVALAQVITGRDLADNLRLLEEYARRAKEGGAGLVVFPEAMMRAFGNSLLDIAEPLDGPWASRMRALAAELQLVIVAGMFTPGTASDSGARRVRNTLLATGPGVETSYDKIHLFDAFGFSESDTVEAGTDPITFDAGGLTFGLATCYDIRFPALFTANADRGAVVNIVSASWGSGPGKAEQWQLLARARAVDTTTFVLACGQGDPATQGVEAKGAAPTGVGYSAVVSPFGQVLEALEGEPGLIFADLDPTVVEEARQKLPVLANRHNF; this is translated from the coding sequence GTGCGCGTGGCACTCGCCCAAGTCATCACCGGCCGGGATCTGGCCGACAACCTGCGGCTCCTGGAGGAGTACGCCCGCCGGGCCAAGGAGGGTGGCGCCGGGTTGGTGGTGTTTCCCGAGGCGATGATGCGCGCGTTCGGAAACTCGCTGCTGGACATTGCCGAACCTTTGGATGGACCGTGGGCCAGCCGCATGCGCGCCCTTGCCGCTGAACTGCAGCTGGTCATCGTGGCGGGCATGTTCACTCCCGGTACTGCCTCGGACTCGGGTGCCCGGCGGGTGCGGAACACGCTGCTCGCCACCGGACCAGGTGTCGAAACCAGCTACGACAAGATTCACCTGTTCGACGCGTTCGGCTTCTCGGAGTCGGACACCGTTGAGGCGGGTACGGACCCCATAACGTTCGACGCCGGCGGCCTCACCTTTGGCCTGGCCACCTGTTACGACATCCGCTTCCCTGCGCTGTTCACGGCCAACGCCGATCGCGGCGCTGTGGTCAACATCGTCTCGGCGTCGTGGGGATCAGGTCCGGGCAAAGCCGAGCAGTGGCAACTTCTCGCCCGCGCCCGTGCCGTTGACACCACCACGTTTGTGCTCGCCTGCGGCCAAGGCGATCCGGCCACGCAGGGTGTCGAGGCCAAGGGTGCTGCGCCCACAGGGGTGGGGTACTCCGCCGTCGTGTCCCCGTTCGGCCAGGTCCTGGAAGCGCTCGAAGGCGAACCGGGCCTCATCTTCGCCGACCTCGACCCCACGGTGGTGGAGGAAGCCCGACAAAAACTCCCGGTGCTGGCCAACCGCCACAACTTCTAG
- the glgX gene encoding glycogen debranching protein GlgX produces MVMPIFDTEAAVDASRPRPLGLSTPQPDLVDAENTQNHHVNVAVFAPDLEQVEIAFQAPGEPWRAHALPNVEDGVHFGLVSGVAPGTRYGFRAAPAETGLPMSVPALDLDDDGEQRLLLDPYGRAVDQRGEFLTSVHLEIGFDWGDDQPPRIPLRTSVIYEAHVRGQTMLHPDIPEHLRGTYAGMAHPVMIQHLTELGITAVQLLPIHFHLDESHLQDLGMTNYWGYNTAAFFAPHSDYATEAARNAGPHAVQDELKGMIKLLHAAGIEVILDVVYNHTAEAGPDGPALSFRGLAEKRYYRHDAHGRYLDTTGCGNTLDFSDPVVVDLALDSLRYWVNDFHVDGFRFDLAVTLCRDAGNTFDPQHPFLQAIAEDPVLSAVKLIAEPWDVGYGGWQTGRFPHGWSDWNDHFRDGVRSFWLSDRAAIEAGGQGGSVASLAELMAGSANLFASSGRTRLASVNFITAHDGFTLKDLVSYDRKHNEANGEQNRDGHGDNRSYNHGVEGRSENEAIVAARALSVRNLMATLLLSFGVPMITAGDELGRTQQGNNNAYCQDNPTAWLDWSRTQEANAMFRTTRELVRLRRWFLRHQPESFPGNANNSSLQWFDDKGQRMTPARWNDPNVRSVQLLMGHEDSEIRGLIVVNGSNQDVKMVLPEILSETGIGKRMFELRFTTSVLHERRKGALVASGERDILQANTINIYRT; encoded by the coding sequence ATGGTTATGCCTATTTTTGACACAGAAGCCGCCGTCGACGCCTCACGGCCACGGCCCCTTGGACTGAGCACGCCCCAGCCCGATCTCGTCGATGCCGAAAACACGCAGAATCATCACGTGAACGTGGCCGTTTTCGCGCCCGACCTGGAGCAAGTAGAGATTGCCTTCCAGGCTCCCGGCGAGCCGTGGCGCGCCCACGCCCTTCCCAACGTCGAGGACGGCGTCCACTTCGGGCTGGTGAGCGGGGTAGCGCCGGGCACCCGGTATGGTTTCCGGGCGGCACCAGCCGAGACCGGCCTCCCCATGTCCGTGCCGGCTTTGGACCTGGACGACGACGGCGAACAGCGGCTGCTGCTCGATCCCTACGGTCGCGCTGTGGACCAGCGGGGTGAATTCCTCACGAGTGTCCACCTGGAAATCGGCTTTGACTGGGGCGATGACCAACCGCCGCGTATTCCGCTCCGAACCTCGGTCATCTACGAGGCCCACGTCCGTGGGCAGACGATGCTTCACCCGGATATCCCGGAGCACCTTCGCGGCACCTACGCCGGCATGGCGCATCCGGTGATGATCCAGCACCTCACAGAGCTTGGCATCACCGCTGTTCAGCTCCTGCCAATCCATTTCCACTTGGACGAGTCACATCTCCAGGACCTTGGCATGACCAACTACTGGGGCTACAACACGGCTGCCTTCTTTGCCCCGCATTCGGACTACGCCACCGAAGCTGCCCGCAACGCTGGCCCCCACGCGGTTCAGGACGAACTCAAGGGCATGATCAAGTTGCTGCACGCAGCGGGCATTGAGGTCATCCTGGACGTGGTGTACAACCACACCGCCGAAGCAGGTCCGGACGGTCCTGCCCTCAGCTTCCGCGGACTGGCAGAGAAGCGCTATTACCGGCACGATGCCCACGGGCGCTACCTGGACACCACCGGCTGTGGCAACACCCTGGACTTCAGCGATCCCGTGGTGGTGGATCTGGCCCTGGATTCCCTGCGGTACTGGGTCAACGACTTCCACGTGGATGGCTTCCGCTTCGACCTCGCAGTGACCCTGTGCCGGGATGCGGGCAACACGTTCGATCCCCAGCACCCCTTCCTGCAAGCCATTGCGGAGGATCCGGTATTGTCGGCGGTCAAGCTCATCGCCGAGCCTTGGGACGTTGGCTACGGTGGCTGGCAGACAGGCCGCTTCCCGCACGGTTGGTCGGATTGGAATGACCACTTCCGCGACGGCGTCCGCAGCTTCTGGCTGTCCGACCGCGCAGCCATCGAAGCCGGTGGCCAGGGCGGTTCCGTGGCCTCCTTGGCTGAACTCATGGCCGGTTCGGCCAACCTCTTTGCCTCCTCGGGACGCACCCGGCTGGCCTCGGTCAACTTCATCACGGCCCACGACGGCTTCACCCTCAAGGACTTGGTGAGCTACGACCGTAAGCACAACGAGGCCAACGGTGAGCAGAACCGCGACGGCCACGGAGATAACCGCAGCTACAACCACGGCGTGGAAGGCAGGAGCGAGAACGAGGCCATCGTTGCTGCCCGTGCCCTGTCCGTTCGGAACCTGATGGCCACCTTGCTGTTGTCCTTCGGGGTTCCCATGATTACTGCCGGCGACGAACTTGGCCGCACCCAGCAGGGCAACAACAACGCCTACTGCCAGGACAACCCCACGGCATGGCTGGATTGGAGCCGCACCCAGGAAGCCAACGCCATGTTCCGGACCACACGTGAGCTGGTTCGGCTCCGCCGCTGGTTCCTGAGGCACCAGCCTGAGAGTTTCCCCGGCAACGCGAACAACTCCAGCCTGCAATGGTTCGACGACAAAGGTCAGCGAATGACTCCCGCACGCTGGAACGATCCCAACGTGCGCTCTGTCCAACTCCTGATGGGGCATGAGGACAGCGAAATCCGTGGCTTGATCGTGGTGAACGGAAGCAACCAGGATGTGAAGATGGTGCTGCCTGAGATTCTGAGTGAAACCGGTATCGGCAAGCGCATGTTTGAGCTCCGCTTCACTACGTCGGTGTTGCACGAGCGCCGGAAGGGCGCGTTGGTGGCCTCAGGCGAGCGGGATATCCTGCAAGCCAACACCATCAACATCTACCGCACGTAG
- a CDS encoding ribonuclease domain-containing protein, with amino-acid sequence MNRSRSKLVAFAGLVIAVVVLVVAMVGGGGLTAQTTTPEPGSATSAAATPGAAVVANPSSLPAINASQLPREARQTLTLIAKGGPYPYDRDGVNFGNFEGLLPKKSGGFYKEYTVPTPGESDRGARRIIVGKDAAKYYTADHYESFKFIVEGK; translated from the coding sequence ATGAACCGCAGCCGCAGCAAATTGGTGGCGTTCGCGGGTCTGGTGATCGCCGTCGTCGTGCTGGTGGTCGCCATGGTGGGCGGAGGTGGGTTAACAGCGCAAACCACGACGCCGGAACCTGGCTCCGCGACGTCGGCCGCCGCGACGCCGGGGGCCGCGGTGGTGGCAAACCCTTCGTCGCTGCCCGCCATCAACGCCTCGCAGCTACCCAGGGAAGCCCGCCAGACGCTGACCCTCATCGCGAAGGGTGGCCCGTACCCGTATGACCGTGACGGCGTGAACTTCGGCAACTTCGAAGGCCTCCTGCCCAAGAAGTCCGGCGGCTTCTACAAGGAGTACACGGTGCCCACACCCGGAGAGTCGGACCGGGGCGCCCGCCGGATCATCGTGGGCAAGGACGCTGCCAAGTACTACACCGCGGACCATTACGAGTCGTTCAAGTTCATCGTCGAAGGCAAGTAG
- a CDS encoding barstar family protein, producing the protein MKIYSADTWTLEELREQISDAGRRTVMVPPATTKQAVLEVFAQVLDFPEYYGVNLDALNDSLHDYADALSEDDGSPVTMIWQVPAAYRTDRSFGVVCEILQDAERYAGRDLAVIAVFEN; encoded by the coding sequence ATGAAGATCTATTCTGCAGACACCTGGACCCTTGAAGAACTACGGGAGCAGATTTCCGACGCCGGCCGCAGGACCGTGATGGTCCCCCCGGCAACCACCAAGCAAGCGGTCCTGGAAGTCTTCGCCCAGGTCCTGGACTTCCCTGAGTACTACGGCGTGAACCTGGACGCCCTGAACGACTCCCTGCACGATTACGCCGACGCCCTCTCAGAGGACGACGGCAGCCCGGTCACCATGATCTGGCAGGTCCCGGCGGCCTACCGCACGGACCGTTCCTTCGGCGTAGTCTGCGAGATCCTGCAGGACGCAGAGCGCTACGCCGGCCGCGACCTCGCGGTCATCGCCGTGTTCGAGAATTAG
- a CDS encoding ABC transporter permease produces the protein MAEIPVYAMVENRIVDDRLTFSGVIKAGPAVPIQIDLEAQEPIVVRQTLQAGETLKWGDLAGVVSGKPYFVLPDPLPLYRDLSRGDEGDDVLALQRALMQMGYPSPENGHMDSATMEAASSFFASEGFTLSSGRMPTEQSQQVEPGATPETTAPSSGVDRITRLPHVVGASYVYSAVPADVRITRVKPSDLEPEAPLSLHSSSKNYFNDFGIDLIPHNIRSALDDPRAGPLAVVSTKAAIALDIPYSKKTGPVAGVSIWIDDRLVPVVGVFEPGPNFPEYADSVFVNASLMRGVSRSDLKVQVRTEKGFSAAIARVAPLGYSPSDPGKAKVDVTADIQSIRQDVSNDLGSLIALLSLVLMLLAIITAASSMYLTVQNRSAEIALRRAIGSSRWLICRSFILEGFIVGVTAGSLGGIIGTMTTLCVSWIQAWPPVLPPELWVVGLLVGATTGIVSAIYPAWVASRKDPAIALRA, from the coding sequence ATGGCTGAGATCCCTGTTTATGCAATGGTTGAAAACCGTATCGTCGACGACCGTCTTACCTTCTCTGGAGTTATTAAGGCCGGCCCGGCAGTGCCGATCCAAATCGACTTGGAGGCACAGGAACCGATTGTCGTGCGCCAGACGCTTCAGGCGGGGGAAACGTTGAAGTGGGGCGACCTTGCAGGTGTGGTTTCAGGCAAGCCCTATTTCGTCCTGCCTGATCCGCTCCCTTTGTATCGCGATCTTTCCCGAGGTGATGAGGGAGATGACGTGTTGGCATTGCAACGGGCACTTATGCAGATGGGGTATCCTTCTCCCGAAAATGGTCACATGGACAGCGCAACCATGGAAGCCGCATCCTCTTTCTTTGCCAGCGAGGGTTTCACCTTGAGCAGCGGGAGAATGCCTACCGAGCAAAGTCAACAAGTCGAACCGGGAGCTACACCAGAAACAACGGCACCCAGTTCCGGGGTAGATCGCATTACCCGTCTTCCTCATGTAGTTGGCGCATCCTATGTGTACTCAGCGGTTCCGGCAGACGTACGTATAACACGGGTTAAGCCCTCCGACCTGGAACCCGAAGCGCCATTGTCACTCCACTCCTCCTCGAAGAACTACTTCAATGACTTCGGAATCGACCTAATTCCCCACAACATCCGAAGTGCCCTCGACGACCCACGAGCTGGTCCTCTCGCAGTAGTCTCGACGAAGGCGGCAATTGCGCTCGACATACCGTACAGCAAGAAAACCGGGCCGGTGGCAGGGGTGAGCATATGGATCGATGACCGACTTGTGCCGGTTGTTGGTGTATTCGAACCTGGCCCAAATTTTCCTGAGTACGCTGACTCCGTATTCGTAAACGCCAGCCTCATGCGTGGCGTCTCCAGGTCAGACCTAAAAGTTCAAGTTCGAACCGAAAAGGGCTTCTCGGCTGCGATTGCGCGAGTAGCGCCGCTTGGATACTCGCCGAGCGACCCAGGGAAGGCAAAAGTAGACGTCACAGCCGATATTCAGTCAATCAGGCAGGACGTCTCAAATGATCTCGGGTCGCTCATCGCTTTGCTATCGCTGGTCCTGATGCTCCTGGCGATCATCACTGCGGCTTCCTCGATGTACCTGACCGTTCAGAACCGATCGGCAGAGATAGCCCTTCGACGAGCGATCGGCTCTAGTCGATGGCTAATTTGCCGATCCTTCATCCTTGAGGGCTTCATCGTTGGAGTTACAGCAGGTTCTCTCGGCGGCATCATCGGAACTATGACCACGCTTTGCGTCTCCTGGATCCAGGCCTGGCCGCCCGTACTGCCCCCGGAGCTATGGGTGGTTGGACTCCTTGTGGGTGCGACCACCGGTATTGTGAGCGCCATTTACCCTGCCTGGGTCGCCAGCCGTAAAGATCCCGCTATTGCACTTCGCGCGTAG